DNA sequence from the bacterium genome:
CGCCTGGTTCGAGGGTCCGGTGGACACCTCGGCGGTCCACGACGACGCGTGGTGGAACCGGGCCGAGGCCCACCGCGAGCGCGCCTATGTCCCGGTGGCCTGGGACGAGGGGCTCGTCGAATTGACCTACACCGACACCCCGCCGGGGCTGGTCGGCGTCTACCTGGTCGGCCTCCGGGCGGGGTGGGAGTCCAAGCTCACCGAGCTGGAACGGATGCTGACCGAGGGACGGATAAATTGTGTCGTCTTCGACGCCAAGCCGGCGCCCGGCGAAATCTGCTTCCCCCTAAAGGTTCCCGAGGAGCCGCGGCCGGAGCTGGCGACCTACACCCCGCTCCGCGGCTCGCCCGCCGACGCGCCCGACCTCTCGCCCGAGGGGCTGGCCTGGGAGCTCAAAGCGGTCCATTCCTACTACGACCTGCCGGGGCTGGTGGAGCGCCTCCACGGGGCCGGGGCCTACGTCATCGCCCGGGTCGTCGTCCACTACGACCGATACCTGGCCCGGTACGACCCCCGGGGTGAGACCAAGGATTGGCTGGCGGTCAAGGACGAGCGCACGGGGCTGGCGTGGGTGGGTCACGCCGATTCGGTCTGGGTGGACCCCTACGCCGAGGAGGCCTGGGATTACCATCTCGCCGTGGCCCTGGCCTGCGCCGAGGCCGGGGTGGACGAGGTCCAGTTCGACTACCTGCGCTTCCCCACCGAGGGCGACGTGCTCCACGCCTACACCCCCCACGCCGGAGGCCGGTCCAAGGAGTGGGCGATCAACGCCTTCCTGGACCGGGCGGAGGAGGTGCTGCGCCCGACGGGGGTGAAGCTCTCCGTGGACGTATTCGGTTTTTCGGCCCTGTATGAAAAACGCAACCCCGAGGGGCAGGACGTGGACGACATGGCCCTGCGGCTGGACGCCCTCTCGCCGATGGACTACCCGAGCCACTTCGGCTCCGGCTTTTACTCGGGGCCGGGGCGGACCTGGCGGATTTTGGAGGACTGCGCGGCGGTGCTCAAAGGGCGTCTGGAGGCGGTGGAATACGTGGCGCCTCCGCCGCCCGATTTCCGGGCGGATTCCACCCGGGCCCTCCTCGAGCTGGCCCACCCGGGGATGGTCTACCGGTACTCGCCGCCGCCCGAGTTCCCCGGCACTCTAGCCGCCTGCTCCAACCGGCCCTTCCTCCAGGCCTTCGATCTCATGGCG
Encoded proteins:
- a CDS encoding putative glycoside hydrolase, giving the protein MKKIALPLLLPALAGAWFEGPVDTSAVHDDAWWNRAEAHRERAYVPVAWDEGLVELTYTDTPPGLVGVYLVGLRAGWESKLTELERMLTEGRINCVVFDAKPAPGEICFPLKVPEEPRPELATYTPLRGSPADAPDLSPEGLAWELKAVHSYYDLPGLVERLHGAGAYVIARVVVHYDRYLARYDPRGETKDWLAVKDERTGLAWVGHADSVWVDPYAEEAWDYHLAVALACAEAGVDEVQFDYLRFPTEGDVLHAYTPHAGGRSKEWAINAFLDRAEEVLRPTGVKLSVDVFGFSALYEKRNPEGQDVDDMALRLDALSPMDYPSHFGSGFYSGPGRTWRILEDCAAVLKGRLEAVEYVAPPPPDFRADSTRALLELAHPGMVYRYSPPPEFPGTLAACSNRPFLQAFDLMAPSDFTGYVRDQIRGALAGGADGYLFWHANSSYGPLWPALDPMWRPLPPPLNPPPKVEPVPIIPAGSR